CCCTTTCACTGCTTTTTTCAATTCATCCGCAGGAAATGGTCTGTAAAGCTTCAGGTCTATCAGTCCGGCCTTGAACCCTTCTTTGCGCAACTCATCAATGGCAACCTGCGCTGTTTCACCCATGGACCCCATGGTAAGCATAAGTACATCGGCATCATTCGCCTTATAAGACATGATGGGTTCATACTTCCGGCCGAACATCTTCTCCCACTCTTTCCATATTTCAAGGATAACCTTCTTCGAATTGATGAGCGCCTCATCATTGGCCTTTTTCGCCTCGTTATAGATATCCGGGAGCCCCAGAGTTCCCATGGAAACAATATTGTCCGGATGCAGGGCTGCGAAGGGTTTCCGCGGCGGGAGGAACTTGTCTACTTCCTCCTGATCCGGCATCATCATCGCCTCCACCACATGGGTAAGCTGGAAACCGTCCAGATTTACAAGCACCGGCAACATAACATCCGCATGCTCACCGATCTTGAAGGCCTGGATGCACATATCGATGGTTTCCTGGCCGTTTGACGCGAACATTGAAATCCAACCCAGATCCCTCACGCACATGTAATCGCTGTGATCGTTCCAGATGTTGATAGGACCCGATATCGCCCTGTTGCCAAGGCACATGATAACAGGAAGCCTCATGGACGGCACGACCGGAACGATTTCATACATATACAGCAGTCCCTGTGAACTTGTCGCCGTAAAGACGCGGGCGCCCGCTGCCGACGCTCCCGTACAGGCGCTCAGCGCCGAATGCTCTGATTCCACAGCGATATATTCGCAGTCAAGATGCCCGTCGGCAACAATTTCTGCCAGATGTTCAGGTATATGTGTGTTAGGCGTGATGGGATAAGCCGCAATCACGTCGGGTCTGCATAACGCGACCGCTTCTGCCGCGGCCATAGCAATTTCCATTCCAATTCGTTTTGACATAACGTATCCCTCCTCAGTCCTCTACCATCTTTATGGCGCGCGGCCAGCATTCGTGGTAGCAAATGCCACAGCCCTTGCAGTAATTAAGATCTGCCATAAAGAACCCTTCCGCGTCTTCCGTGATGCACGCTTCGGGACAGAACAGATAGCAGACGCCGCACTTGATGCATTTCGTATTATCCCAGATAGGCTTCTGTGCCCTCCAGCCTCCGGTCAAATATGACCGTGAGCTTGCAGGTTTGAATATCATGAGCCCCGGATTTGTATCTTGCCAGGTTTCTGGCCACTTTTTCTCTGTCATATGATACCTCAACACTCGTTCACATCTTAGTTTATTTTGACTTCGTCGTATGCCCGTTTCATGGCCGCCAGGTTCTTGTTGGCGATTCTGCCGAACCTGTGATCCACCGGACCTTTCACTGAATCAAGTGCAACAGCATTCGTACACTTGATCAGCGCCCCAAGCATGGTCGTATTCGTAATCGGAACGCCAAGCTCCTTCCACGCAATGGATGACCCATCGACTGTAGCGATCTTACCCTTGAATTTTGTGATTTCCGCAATTTCCTTTGCTGTTTTTGATGTGTTAACAATGAGTACGCCTTCTGGTTTCAGCCCGTCGGCAACATTAACCATGCCGATGAGACTCTCATCAAGGACAACAACTACATCCGGATTGTAAATCTGAGATCTGATATTTATGTGGTGATCAT
This region of Deltaproteobacteria bacterium genomic DNA includes:
- a CDS encoding 4Fe-4S binding protein → MTEKKWPETWQDTNPGLMIFKPASSRSYLTGGWRAQKPIWDNTKCIKCGVCYLFCPEACITEDAEGFFMADLNYCKGCGICYHECWPRAIKMVED
- the porA gene encoding pyruvate ferredoxin oxidoreductase, yielding MSKRIGMEIAMAAAEAVALCRPDVIAAYPITPNTHIPEHLAEIVADGHLDCEYIAVESEHSALSACTGASAAGARVFTATSSQGLLYMYEIVPVVPSMRLPVIMCLGNRAISGPINIWNDHSDYMCVRDLGWISMFASNGQETIDMCIQAFKIGEHADVMLPVLVNLDGFQLTHVVEAMMMPDQEEVDKFLPPRKPFAALHPDNIVSMGTLGLPDIYNEAKKANDEALINSKKVILEIWKEWEKMFGRKYEPIMSYKANDADVLMLTMGSMGETAQVAIDELRKEGFKAGLIDLKLYRPFPADELKKAVKG
- a CDS encoding 2-oxoacid:acceptor oxidoreductase family protein — its product is MIEVRWHGRGGQGAVTSVELLALTAIGEGKYAQGFPSFGPERRGAPVAAFNRIDDHHINIRSQIYNPDVVVVLDESLIGMVNVADGLKPEGVLIVNTSKTAKEIAEITKFKGKIATVDGSSIAWKELGVPITNTTMLGALIKCTNAVALDSVKGPVDHRFGRIANKNLAAMKRAYDEVKIN